The following proteins come from a genomic window of Leptospira andrefontaineae:
- a CDS encoding PilZ domain-containing protein yields the protein MKYNRIPSTLNVGFQILESSKLRIAENVLVGIVHRTDIPWEPGTNLALQVGTLSISGSIDIPMKVIKCDRVSDAEYDVFLNYTEKDFDKIKEIEELIQTLA from the coding sequence ATGAAATACAATAGAATCCCTTCCACTCTTAACGTAGGCTTTCAGATTTTAGAAAGTTCTAAGCTGAGAATTGCAGAAAATGTGCTCGTAGGAATCGTTCATAGAACAGATATTCCGTGGGAGCCGGGAACTAACCTGGCTTTGCAAGTAGGAACGCTAAGTATCTCTGGTTCCATTGATATTCCTATGAAAGTAATCAAGTGCGATCGTGTTTCCGATGCAGAATACGATGTGTTCTTGAATTACACTGAAAAGGATTTCGATAAGATCAAAGAGATCGAAGAATTGATCCAGACATTAGCTTAA
- a CDS encoding UDP-3-O-acyl-N-acetylglucosamine deacetylase: MKVLTKISEIRDLISDRNPEILRLPPEFVKKVDIDPDYSYTIQKEFSVEGKATFENKDAIVKVIPVQNGMSGFSWNGTRYDLDSQKCIKGNHNIQLGEVKVIEHPLAWMLAFGVYADFTLSESSFPTFDYCDQVYMDQSKGNWKKLEKRKKISVSSPFALVWDKGYCILEPETQETKGLLIDHQVEYPGTTVGKSRILTELTPENFSYFGDARTTAFRNKKDAESFYQIGLAGGLKDYPFTLENVLLLDEEKIYNIRNKFKDPRSDYNYEFICHELIDIISWLRFVEEKYEGKFFGKMTTFLFDHHKQIDIAQFSCNPEELEKHGIRIGN, from the coding sequence ATGAAGGTCCTGACCAAAATTTCAGAAATTAGAGACCTAATCTCGGATCGAAATCCGGAGATTCTCCGTCTTCCTCCTGAGTTTGTGAAGAAGGTGGATATAGATCCGGACTATTCTTATACGATCCAAAAAGAATTCAGTGTAGAAGGTAAGGCCACCTTCGAAAATAAGGATGCAATAGTCAAAGTCATTCCTGTTCAGAATGGAATGTCCGGCTTTAGCTGGAATGGGACCAGGTATGATCTGGATAGCCAGAAATGTATTAAAGGAAATCATAATATACAATTAGGCGAAGTGAAGGTAATTGAACATCCTCTTGCATGGATGTTGGCCTTTGGGGTATATGCCGATTTCACTTTGAGCGAATCCAGTTTTCCTACATTCGATTATTGTGATCAGGTCTATATGGATCAATCGAAGGGAAATTGGAAAAAGTTAGAGAAAAGAAAAAAGATCTCCGTATCTTCTCCTTTTGCATTGGTTTGGGACAAGGGTTATTGTATATTAGAGCCTGAGACCCAGGAAACAAAAGGACTTTTAATAGACCACCAAGTAGAATATCCCGGAACAACAGTCGGAAAATCCAGGATACTGACTGAGCTGACTCCTGAAAATTTTTCCTACTTCGGAGACGCAAGAACAACTGCGTTCCGTAATAAAAAGGATGCAGAAAGTTTTTACCAAATCGGACTTGCCGGAGGATTGAAAGATTATCCTTTCACATTGGAGAACGTATTACTTTTAGATGAAGAAAAAATTTATAATATTCGGAACAAATTTAAGGATCCAAGATCGGATTATAATTACGAATTTATCTGTCATGAATTGATAGATATCATTTCTTGGTTACGTTTCGTGGAAGAAAAATACGAAGGAAAATTTTTCGGAAAGATGACAACCTTTCTGTTCGATCATCACAAACAGATAGATATCGCCCAATTTTCCTGCAATCCGGAAGAATTAGAAAAACATGGGATTAGGATCGGAAATTAA
- a CDS encoding succinate dehydrogenase cytochrome b subunit, with product MDFQAGYLRSSIGRKTIVAITGIILFGFVFVHMLGNLQIFQEPDKINTYAEFLHNLGGLLWLARGILLVAFVLHVYYALKLSLENKKARPVGYVKESTIQATLSSRYMALTGSVLLAFVIYHLLHFTIGKIQPENFALQETLGDRQRHDVYTMVILGFKNVYVSISYIVAMTLLAFHLRHGVTSVFQTLGFNTTFWAPKTNAFAILYALTIFIGNVSMPVAILLNFVKVPGAQ from the coding sequence ATGGATTTTCAAGCTGGATATCTAAGGTCGTCCATCGGTAGAAAGACTATCGTTGCGATTACCGGAATCATTCTCTTCGGCTTTGTGTTTGTACACATGCTGGGGAACCTCCAGATCTTCCAAGAACCAGATAAGATTAACACTTACGCTGAGTTCTTACACAATTTAGGCGGACTATTATGGCTGGCCCGCGGAATTCTCTTAGTAGCGTTCGTATTACACGTTTACTACGCCCTCAAATTGTCTCTTGAAAACAAGAAGGCAAGACCGGTTGGCTATGTAAAAGAAAGTACGATCCAAGCGACTTTGTCTTCCCGCTATATGGCTTTGACTGGTTCCGTATTATTAGCTTTCGTAATATACCATTTGCTTCATTTTACTATTGGTAAGATTCAGCCTGAAAACTTTGCACTCCAAGAAACCCTTGGCGACAGACAAAGGCATGATGTTTACACTATGGTGATCTTAGGATTTAAGAATGTTTACGTTTCTATTTCCTATATCGTAGCGATGACCTTGCTTGCGTTTCATTTGCGTCATGGAGTGACGAGTGTTTTCCAAACTCTTGGTTTTAACACCACTTTCTGGGCGCCTAAGACGAACGCATTTGCAATTCTCTACGCTTTGACCATCTTCATCGGCAATGTTTCTATGCCGGTTGCCATTCTTCTCAACTTCGTGAAAGTTCCAGGAGCGCAATAA
- a CDS encoding fumarate reductase/succinate dehydrogenase flavoprotein subunit, with the protein MSLDSKIPSGPLEKKWDDYKSHIKLVNPANKRKYTVIVIGTGLAGGSASATLAELGYNVKTFCFQDSPRRAHSIAAQGGINAAKNYQNDGDSVYRLFYDTIKGGDFRAREANVYRLAQVSANIIDQCVAQGVPFAREYGGHLDNRSFGGAQVSRTFYAKGQTGQQLLLGAYSALSRQIGLGNVKMYPRTEMLDVVVIDGHAKGVVIRDLVTGQVTVHSADAVVLASGGYGNVFYLSTNAKGSNVTATFRAYKKGAFFANPCYTQIHPTCIPVSGDHQSKLTLMSESLRNDGRIWVPKKQGDTRNPADIPESERDYYLERKYPSYGNLCPRDIASRSAKEVCDAGFGVGPGGQGVYLDFSSAINRLGEHTIAERYGNLFQMYEQITGENPYKVPMRIYPAVHYTMGGLWVDYNLMSNLPGLFVIGEANFSDHGANRLGASALMQGLADGYFVLPYTIGNYLAEVGFGKTPSTDHAEFKKAEIDANSQLNKFLSIKGKRTVDSFHKELGKIMWNNCGMARTDKSLKEALVKIPEIREEFWKNVNVPGSGSDLNQSLEKAGRVADFLEFGELLCLDALTREESCGGHFRSEHQMDDGEAKRDDEKFCHATAWEWKGVGAKPTEHREKLEFENIKLATRSYK; encoded by the coding sequence ATGAGTTTAGATTCCAAAATCCCATCGGGTCCCTTGGAAAAAAAATGGGACGATTATAAATCCCATATCAAATTAGTTAACCCGGCTAACAAAAGAAAATATACGGTTATCGTAATTGGAACTGGTCTCGCAGGTGGTTCCGCTTCTGCTACATTAGCAGAATTAGGATATAATGTTAAAACATTCTGCTTCCAAGACAGCCCACGTAGAGCTCACTCAATTGCTGCTCAAGGTGGTATCAACGCAGCAAAAAACTACCAAAATGACGGTGACTCGGTTTATCGACTCTTCTATGACACGATCAAAGGTGGAGACTTTAGAGCAAGAGAAGCTAACGTATATCGTTTAGCTCAAGTTTCTGCAAACATCATTGACCAATGTGTCGCTCAAGGCGTTCCATTCGCGAGAGAATACGGCGGACATTTGGACAATAGATCCTTTGGTGGAGCCCAAGTTTCCCGTACATTCTACGCGAAAGGTCAAACTGGACAACAGCTTCTATTAGGAGCCTACTCTGCACTTTCCAGGCAGATCGGTTTAGGAAATGTGAAGATGTATCCAAGAACTGAGATGTTGGATGTGGTTGTGATCGATGGTCATGCAAAAGGTGTGGTGATCCGTGACTTAGTAACCGGCCAAGTAACAGTTCATTCTGCAGATGCAGTGGTTCTTGCTTCCGGTGGATACGGTAACGTATTCTATCTTTCCACAAACGCAAAAGGTTCCAATGTTACAGCTACATTTAGAGCTTATAAAAAAGGTGCCTTCTTCGCGAACCCTTGTTACACTCAGATCCACCCTACTTGTATCCCAGTTTCAGGAGACCATCAATCCAAATTGACTTTGATGTCCGAGTCTCTCCGAAATGACGGACGAATCTGGGTTCCTAAAAAACAGGGAGATACTCGTAACCCTGCGGATATCCCTGAGAGCGAAAGAGATTATTATTTAGAAAGAAAGTATCCAAGTTACGGAAACCTCTGTCCTCGTGATATTGCATCCCGTTCCGCAAAAGAAGTTTGTGATGCGGGATTCGGCGTAGGACCGGGAGGCCAAGGTGTTTATCTGGACTTCTCCTCTGCGATCAATCGTCTGGGAGAACATACAATTGCTGAAAGATACGGTAACCTCTTCCAGATGTATGAACAGATCACCGGAGAAAATCCTTATAAAGTTCCAATGAGAATTTATCCAGCTGTTCACTATACAATGGGCGGACTCTGGGTGGATTATAATCTGATGAGCAACCTTCCAGGTTTATTCGTGATTGGTGAAGCAAACTTCTCTGACCACGGAGCAAACAGACTCGGAGCTTCCGCACTTATGCAAGGACTTGCGGATGGATATTTCGTTCTTCCTTACACCATCGGAAATTATCTGGCAGAAGTTGGATTCGGAAAAACTCCTTCTACGGATCATGCCGAATTTAAAAAAGCAGAGATAGATGCAAATTCACAACTCAATAAATTCCTTTCCATCAAAGGAAAGAGAACTGTTGATTCTTTCCATAAAGAACTCGGAAAGATCATGTGGAATAATTGCGGAATGGCAAGGACCGATAAGAGCTTAAAAGAAGCTCTCGTGAAAATTCCTGAGATCAGAGAAGAATTCTGGAAAAATGTAAACGTTCCTGGTTCCGGTTCTGATCTAAATCAATCCTTAGAAAAAGCAGGAAGAGTTGCGGACTTCTTAGAGTTCGGAGAACTTCTTTGCTTAGATGCTCTTACAAGAGAAGAATCTTGTGGAGGACATTTCCGTTCCGAACACCAAATGGATGACGGAGAAGCAAAACGTGACGATGAAAAATTCTGTCATGCTACTGCTTGGGAATGGAAAGGTGTGGGCGCAAAACCTACAGAGCACAGAGAAAAACTGGAATTCGAGAATATTAAACTCGCTACGAGGAGCTACAAATAA
- a CDS encoding TIGR04452 family lipoprotein, with the protein MRIGILPLLFILTIAVNCVALNTTGLTNRYKGSEAKDKIADAATVAAQLYAISTGDFTGTTYVNNIVLPPILAGIKPGEYYAKEDVNACVDEIKLFGALGLRPSIGILFGQCSNLQPDNNVYGNVD; encoded by the coding sequence ATGCGGATCGGAATATTACCGCTTTTATTTATTCTAACGATCGCAGTAAACTGCGTGGCGTTAAACACTACCGGATTAACGAATCGTTATAAAGGTAGTGAGGCGAAGGATAAAATTGCGGATGCGGCAACTGTTGCTGCTCAATTATACGCGATTTCTACAGGTGATTTTACAGGAACCACTTATGTGAATAATATCGTTCTTCCCCCTATTTTGGCAGGAATTAAGCCTGGTGAATACTATGCGAAGGAGGATGTGAATGCGTGCGTAGACGAGATCAAATTATTCGGAGCTTTGGGGCTTCGACCTTCTATCGGAATTCTGTTTGGTCAATGCTCAAACCTGCAGCCTGACAATAATGTTTACGGAAACGTAGATTAG
- the lepA gene encoding translation elongation factor 4 has protein sequence MSDRQQFIRNFSIIAHIDHGKSTLADRLLEIGRITDDRTKKDQILDSMDIERERGITIKANNATFNYTAADGNTYTMNLIDTPGHVDFTYEVSRSLKACEGVLLIVDASQGVEAQTLANLYLAMEQDLAIIPVMNKVDLPAADVEKTKLQIEDSLGLDAENAVAISAKTGLNVQAVLEEITRQIPPPKGNPKGPLKALIYDSYFDPYMGVVIKIRVFDGTVKKGDRILLMSSQKDFTVNEVGIKGIGLTPTDSLTAGEVGYIIAGIKKVSDARTGDTVTLFSNPSTEAVPGYKDAKPMVFAGLFPIMGEQFEELVDAIEKMKLNDAALVYEKESSAALGFGFRVGYLGLLHMEIVQERLEREFNLDLITTAPSVKYTIRMKNGEVFDIDNPSKFPDPVFIEATEEPYVKASIITPNEYVGNIMSLAIDKRGVQLDTVYLSQDKVQLTYEIPLAELIFEFYDKLKSLTRGYASLDYEPCGYKASRLVKMDILVNGESVDALSMIVHTSKAESRGREIIEKLKEIIPRHQFMIPIQAAVGGKILARESISALRKNVTAKCYGGDITRKKKLLEKQKEGKKRMKQIGNVEIPQEAFLAVLKTGD, from the coding sequence ATGTCCGACCGCCAACAATTCATCCGCAATTTTTCGATTATCGCCCATATTGACCATGGTAAGTCCACTTTAGCGGACAGACTTTTGGAAATAGGCCGGATCACTGATGATCGGACAAAAAAAGACCAGATCCTGGACTCCATGGATATTGAAAGGGAGAGAGGGATCACGATCAAGGCGAACAACGCCACCTTCAATTATACCGCTGCTGACGGTAATACTTATACGATGAACCTCATCGATACTCCGGGTCACGTGGATTTTACCTACGAAGTATCTAGATCCTTAAAAGCATGCGAAGGTGTTCTTCTCATAGTAGATGCGAGCCAAGGCGTAGAGGCACAAACTCTTGCGAACCTTTATCTTGCAATGGAACAAGATTTAGCAATTATCCCAGTCATGAATAAAGTGGATCTTCCGGCAGCCGATGTAGAGAAGACAAAACTTCAAATTGAAGACAGTTTAGGTTTAGATGCGGAGAATGCCGTGGCGATTTCTGCAAAAACAGGACTGAATGTCCAAGCGGTCTTAGAAGAAATCACAAGACAAATCCCTCCACCTAAAGGAAATCCAAAAGGTCCTCTTAAAGCGCTGATCTATGATTCCTATTTCGATCCATATATGGGTGTTGTGATTAAGATCAGGGTATTCGACGGGACAGTTAAGAAAGGGGATCGCATCCTTTTGATGAGTAGCCAAAAGGATTTTACAGTTAACGAAGTTGGTATCAAAGGAATTGGTTTAACACCTACAGATTCTCTCACCGCTGGAGAGGTAGGATATATCATCGCAGGTATCAAAAAAGTTTCTGATGCAAGGACTGGAGATACGGTTACATTATTCTCTAATCCAAGTACAGAAGCAGTTCCCGGTTATAAAGACGCTAAACCTATGGTGTTCGCCGGATTATTCCCTATTATGGGAGAACAATTCGAAGAATTAGTAGATGCGATCGAAAAGATGAAACTGAACGATGCGGCTCTTGTTTATGAAAAAGAAAGTTCTGCAGCATTAGGATTCGGATTCAGGGTAGGGTATTTAGGCCTTCTTCATATGGAGATCGTACAAGAAAGATTAGAAAGAGAATTCAATCTTGACCTGATCACTACTGCACCTTCCGTAAAATATACGATCCGAATGAAAAACGGAGAAGTATTCGATATAGATAACCCTTCTAAATTCCCTGATCCTGTTTTTATAGAAGCTACAGAAGAACCTTATGTAAAAGCATCCATTATCACACCGAATGAGTATGTAGGGAACATCATGTCCTTAGCGATTGATAAAAGAGGAGTCCAGTTGGACACCGTTTATCTTTCTCAGGATAAAGTGCAGTTGACTTATGAGATCCCGCTCGCCGAGTTAATTTTCGAATTTTATGATAAACTAAAATCTTTAACCAGAGGTTATGCTTCCTTAGATTATGAGCCTTGCGGTTATAAGGCGTCTAGACTTGTTAAAATGGATATTCTCGTAAACGGAGAATCTGTGGATGCACTTTCTATGATCGTTCATACTTCTAAGGCGGAATCCCGTGGTAGAGAGATCATTGAAAAATTAAAAGAGATCATTCCTCGTCACCAATTTATGATCCCGATCCAAGCTGCAGTTGGAGGAAAAATCCTCGCAAGAGAAAGTATCTCTGCTCTTCGTAAGAACGTTACTGCTAAATGTTACGGTGGAGATATCACTCGTAAGAAAAAACTTTTAGAGAAACAGAAAGAGGGGAAGAAGAGGATGAAACAGATCGGAAACGTGGAAATCCCTCAAGAAGCCTTCCTAGCAGTCTTAAAAACCGGGGACTAA
- a CDS encoding aldo/keto reductase translates to MKLSRIAFGGYRIGLEDPEHKEALQFALRSGVNVIDVSANYGDGEAESLVGKVLDENFKKRQLNRKEIFIVTKAGYIQGRNMKLVESKEKEKEQFPEITYYQPGCYHCISPEFLEDQLERSRKRLGLSTIDAFLLHNPEYFLSHSEKNGIPKEEAQAEYYRRIKEAFQFLEKARKEGKIQFYGISSNTFPVPEVEYTHTSLSKCLQIAEKIAGKENGFAVVQFPGNWYEDGFLRNQSQGKILLEICSNFDLLPLINRPLNSFQAGKGMVRLSYTPQNQTLDQSKILQILELESSLLEALSQNPNRNSLSKLWQTYGEKVRSEEQFQILLQKSWIPALRAVIDEVFSEKGKESAEEYLRVLNTALPLLEEQIQIRSSENLSGLYENLVSRFHPNGEAPESLSSLMVFHLASLLEKGVVLLGMRKRKYVRDILPIFKNEPPRIPRSEWGENGIRS, encoded by the coding sequence TTGAAACTATCCCGAATCGCGTTCGGTGGATACAGGATCGGATTAGAAGATCCGGAACATAAGGAAGCTCTTCAATTTGCCCTTCGCTCCGGAGTAAACGTCATTGATGTTTCCGCCAACTATGGAGATGGAGAAGCTGAAAGTTTAGTTGGTAAGGTCCTGGATGAAAATTTCAAAAAAAGACAACTGAACCGAAAGGAAATTTTTATCGTTACAAAGGCTGGATATATCCAGGGAAGAAATATGAAATTGGTCGAGTCGAAAGAAAAGGAGAAAGAGCAATTTCCGGAAATCACATACTACCAACCTGGCTGCTATCATTGTATCTCTCCTGAATTTTTAGAAGACCAATTGGAAAGATCTAGAAAGCGCCTCGGACTTTCTACCATCGATGCATTCTTATTGCATAATCCTGAATATTTCCTAAGCCATTCCGAAAAGAATGGAATTCCAAAAGAAGAAGCCCAAGCGGAATATTATCGCAGGATCAAAGAGGCTTTTCAATTTTTAGAGAAGGCAAGAAAAGAAGGGAAAATCCAGTTTTATGGAATTTCCAGCAATACATTTCCTGTGCCGGAAGTGGAATATACGCATACTTCTTTGTCGAAGTGCCTACAAATCGCAGAGAAAATTGCGGGAAAAGAGAACGGATTCGCAGTGGTTCAATTTCCTGGGAATTGGTATGAGGATGGATTTCTTAGGAATCAATCGCAAGGAAAGATACTACTTGAAATCTGTAGTAACTTCGACCTTCTCCCTCTGATCAACCGACCACTAAACTCATTCCAAGCAGGAAAGGGAATGGTCCGATTATCGTATACTCCCCAAAATCAAACCTTAGATCAGTCGAAGATACTACAAATCCTAGAACTCGAATCCTCTCTCCTCGAAGCACTTTCCCAAAATCCGAACCGGAATTCACTTTCCAAACTTTGGCAAACCTATGGGGAGAAAGTCCGCTCCGAAGAACAATTCCAGATACTTCTACAAAAATCCTGGATCCCTGCTTTACGAGCAGTCATCGACGAAGTATTTTCCGAAAAAGGAAAAGAATCCGCGGAAGAATACCTACGAGTCCTAAACACGGCGCTTCCATTATTGGAAGAACAAATACAAATTCGTTCTTCTGAAAATCTATCAGGACTATATGAAAACTTAGTTTCCCGATTCCATCCAAATGGAGAAGCACCTGAAAGTTTATCCTCTCTCATGGTTTTTCATTTGGCGTCTCTTTTGGAAAAAGGAGTCGTCCTTCTCGGAATGAGAAAAAGAAAGTATGTCCGGGATATTCTTCCAATCTTTAAAAATGAACCGCCACGAATCCCACGATCGGAATGGGGAGAAAATGGAATTCGATCCTGA
- a CDS encoding DUF309 domain-containing protein — translation MEFDPEILSILEKVKQGDADATLDYAWGEGRKLYLKGRYFELHEVFEFQWKKETDGRRLLLHGWIQLAISLNKVFVKPNIRGSKMQAEKSREKFLKLSETGELSSLGKTQNALIISYLEKLLSNFQSEESWDLERIKELSLPEMKENIKELFSSSVFPAS, via the coding sequence ATGGAATTCGATCCTGAAATACTTTCCATATTAGAAAAAGTGAAACAAGGGGACGCGGATGCGACCCTTGACTACGCCTGGGGAGAAGGACGAAAACTCTATCTAAAAGGTAGATATTTCGAATTACATGAAGTATTCGAATTTCAATGGAAGAAGGAAACAGACGGCAGACGGCTTCTTCTACACGGATGGATCCAACTTGCAATTTCCTTGAATAAGGTTTTCGTAAAACCGAATATACGTGGATCTAAAATGCAAGCAGAGAAGTCCAGGGAGAAGTTTCTAAAACTTTCGGAAACTGGAGAACTTTCTTCCCTCGGAAAAACACAAAATGCTCTTATAATCTCTTATTTAGAAAAACTTTTGAGCAATTTCCAAAGTGAAGAAAGTTGGGACCTCGAACGAATTAAAGAACTTTCCTTGCCCGAAATGAAAGAAAACATTAAGGAATTGTTTTCAAGTTCTGTTTTCCCCGCATCGTGA
- a CDS encoding succinate dehydrogenase/fumarate reductase iron-sulfur subunit: protein MDLKLKVWRQKNAKEKGKIVNYDAKGISPDMSFLEMLDVVNEDLIVKGDDPIAFEHDCREGICGSCNIMINGEAHGPLPGVTTCQLHMRSFKDGDTIFLEPWRAKAFPVLKDLVVDRSGFDRIIQAGGFVSINTGGAPDANALPIPKKDADVAMDAATCIGCGACVASCKNASAMLFVSAKISHLALLPQGQVEKKERVKNMVNAMDKEGFGNCTNQYECEAACPKDIKRDFIRVLNKEFILS, encoded by the coding sequence ATGGACCTCAAACTAAAAGTCTGGAGACAGAAAAACGCAAAAGAGAAAGGCAAGATCGTAAATTACGATGCAAAAGGGATCTCTCCCGATATGTCTTTCTTAGAAATGTTGGACGTAGTTAACGAGGACCTGATCGTAAAAGGAGATGATCCGATTGCGTTCGAGCATGATTGTAGAGAAGGTATTTGCGGTTCTTGTAATATTATGATCAACGGAGAGGCTCATGGGCCTCTCCCTGGTGTGACGACCTGCCAACTTCATATGAGAAGTTTCAAAGATGGGGACACTATCTTTTTAGAACCATGGAGAGCAAAAGCTTTCCCGGTTTTAAAAGACCTGGTCGTAGACCGTAGCGGTTTTGACAGGATCATCCAAGCCGGAGGATTCGTTAGTATCAATACGGGAGGAGCTCCTGACGCAAACGCATTACCAATCCCTAAAAAGGATGCGGACGTTGCAATGGACGCTGCGACCTGTATAGGTTGTGGAGCTTGTGTAGCTTCTTGTAAAAACGCTTCAGCTATGTTATTCGTTTCTGCGAAAATTTCCCACCTTGCACTACTTCCTCAAGGACAGGTAGAGAAAAAAGAACGTGTGAAAAACATGGTAAACGCGATGGACAAAGAAGGTTTCGGAAATTGTACAAATCAGTATGAGTGCGAAGCTGCTTGTCCAAAAGATATCAAACGGGATTTCATCAGGGTTCTAAACAAAGAGTTTATTCTTTCTTAA
- a CDS encoding alpha/beta fold hydrolase — MEISDPQNNNQENGFFESGGYKLHYTKRDNGKGRALLLLHGFMDSSQTFLFQEEYLSKHFDLYRFDYRGHGDSEWLREGFYHFMLPLVDTKTFIQKFLPEKFHILGHSMGGGLGSRIAGLYPERVESLVSLEGFSSLQDPEKERRRFLGWLENWEISLAGKDRKRQKNFKSVEDAAARLAPIYPRLPKERLLKITETLTRPAEEGGYMWKSDPSYKNGPPVFLSPQFTRHLWETISCNVLVVYGQKTHLALDDSKEVFSHIRNLKYIEIEDAGHNMHHDRPELLESILEEFYVTNLK; from the coding sequence ATGGAAATTTCGGATCCTCAAAATAATAACCAAGAAAACGGATTTTTCGAATCAGGTGGATATAAACTCCATTATACAAAAAGAGATAATGGAAAGGGTAGAGCATTACTTCTTCTTCATGGATTTATGGATTCTTCTCAAACCTTTTTGTTCCAGGAAGAATATCTATCCAAACATTTCGATCTTTACCGTTTCGATTATAGAGGACATGGGGATTCAGAATGGTTGAGAGAAGGTTTTTACCATTTCATGCTTCCTTTGGTGGATACAAAAACGTTCATCCAAAAATTTCTTCCTGAAAAATTCCATATACTTGGACATTCAATGGGAGGCGGTTTAGGTTCTAGGATCGCCGGATTGTATCCTGAGAGAGTAGAAAGTCTTGTATCTTTGGAAGGATTTAGTTCTCTCCAAGATCCGGAAAAAGAAAGAAGAAGGTTCCTTGGCTGGTTGGAAAATTGGGAAATAAGTCTCGCAGGAAAAGATAGAAAACGCCAGAAAAATTTCAAATCTGTAGAAGACGCGGCAGCAAGACTTGCGCCAATCTATCCAAGACTTCCCAAAGAAAGACTTTTAAAGATCACGGAAACATTAACAAGGCCAGCAGAAGAAGGCGGTTATATGTGGAAGAGCGATCCTTCTTATAAAAATGGTCCCCCCGTTTTTTTAAGTCCTCAATTTACCAGACATTTGTGGGAAACAATTTCTTGTAATGTCCTCGTTGTATATGGACAAAAAACTCATCTTGCTTTGGACGATAGCAAGGAAGTGTTCTCGCATATTAGAAATTTAAAATATATTGAAATAGAGGATGCAGGCCATAATATGCATCATGATCGCCCGGAACTTCTCGAAAGTATACTCGAGGAATTCTACGTAACAAATTTGAAGTAA
- a CDS encoding 1-aminocyclopropane-1-carboxylate deaminase — protein MKDSVLRPRRTGVESVLKVHSSELFIKREDRIFFSQGTKIRKLLGIYNSLESKFRAGEIQKVILQGNLHSNAILAGSLFFRSVEVPTKILGYSRDPKLITPASIISKRFSEQELYPTRKEWGKAVEDTTKSLPSNQILIPEYLFTSSTLQGLDSLWEEIDPTQYDQVVLDVGSGLTWISAILWGKLPVTGICLGIQKEKFANWMESNLSSLLLQNIDLPYENLIDPKEKLEGDFSFGNKGNFWLEKSKEYQKRFGIYFEPIYAAKSISIIESMMERRELEGRILYIYQGGILQGGISSIL, from the coding sequence TTGAAAGACTCCGTTTTGCGTCCCCGCAGAACTGGAGTAGAATCCGTTCTCAAAGTACATTCTTCTGAATTATTTATCAAAAGAGAAGATCGTATCTTCTTTTCCCAAGGGACTAAGATCCGAAAATTACTCGGAATTTATAATAGTTTGGAATCGAAATTCCGGGCAGGAGAAATCCAAAAGGTTATTTTACAAGGGAATCTGCATTCTAATGCGATCCTGGCCGGGAGTTTGTTCTTTCGATCTGTCGAAGTGCCTACAAAAATCCTGGGATATTCCAGGGATCCAAAGCTAATTACTCCTGCTTCTATCATTTCGAAACGGTTTTCAGAACAGGAATTGTACCCTACGAGGAAGGAATGGGGGAAAGCCGTCGAAGATACTACAAAATCCCTCCCTTCCAACCAGATCCTAATCCCAGAATATTTATTCACATCATCCACATTGCAGGGTCTCGATTCTCTCTGGGAAGAAATTGATCCGACACAGTACGATCAGGTCGTTTTAGATGTCGGTTCAGGACTTACCTGGATTTCCGCAATCTTGTGGGGAAAACTTCCAGTAACCGGGATTTGTCTCGGTATACAAAAGGAGAAGTTTGCTAACTGGATGGAATCTAATCTGTCGTCACTTCTACTTCAAAATATAGATTTACCCTACGAAAACTTAATCGATCCGAAAGAAAAATTAGAAGGAGATTTTTCCTTCGGCAATAAAGGAAACTTCTGGTTAGAAAAATCAAAGGAATATCAAAAAAGATTTGGGATCTACTTTGAACCTATCTATGCTGCAAAGTCTATTAGCATTATTGAATCTATGATGGAAAGACGTGAGCTTGAAGGTAGGATTTTATATATTTACCAAGGTGGAATTCTACAAGGAGGAATTTCTTCTATTCTTTGA